The following are from one region of the Cyanobacterium stanieri LEGE 03274 genome:
- a CDS encoding transaldolase, whose translation MTNLLEQLRQYTIVVADTGDIGAIEKFTPRDTTTNPSLITTAAQMPEYQSIVDDTLVEARQELGEKAPVEEVVKLAIDWLAVSFGTKILEIVPGRVSTEVDARLSYDTEATIAKARYLISLYEKAGIDRERVLIKIASTWEGIRAAEILEKEGIHCNLTLLFGFHQAVACAEAGVTLISPFVGRILDWYKKNTGKDYTGADDPGVQSVTQIYNYYKKFGYKTEVMGASFRNIGQITELAGCDLLTISPQLLQNLKNTEQELPRKLCPETASSMEIEKITVDKGTFDEMHDKDIMANDKLDEGIKGFTKALETLENLLSARLAKIEGNDTLNHAIEDIFHVYDLDGDGFISREEWAGADAVFDAMDVNHDGKISPEEMASSLGAVVYLAKAS comes from the coding sequence ATGACTAATTTATTAGAACAATTACGTCAATATACTATCGTGGTAGCTGATACTGGTGATATAGGGGCGATCGAAAAATTTACCCCCCGAGATACCACCACCAATCCTTCTCTGATTACCACTGCTGCCCAGATGCCAGAATATCAAAGCATCGTTGATGATACCCTCGTCGAAGCCAGACAGGAATTAGGGGAAAAAGCCCCTGTCGAAGAAGTTGTTAAACTAGCCATCGATTGGTTAGCCGTATCCTTCGGAACAAAAATTTTAGAAATTGTACCCGGTAGAGTCTCCACGGAAGTTGACGCCCGTTTATCCTATGATACTGAAGCCACCATTGCTAAAGCCCGTTACCTTATTTCCTTATATGAAAAGGCTGGAATTGATAGGGAGCGAGTATTGATTAAAATTGCCTCTACCTGGGAAGGAATTAGAGCCGCGGAAATCCTCGAAAAAGAAGGGATTCATTGTAATTTAACCTTGTTGTTTGGTTTCCATCAAGCGGTGGCCTGTGCAGAAGCTGGAGTTACTTTGATTTCTCCTTTTGTGGGTAGGATTCTGGATTGGTATAAAAAAAATACAGGTAAAGACTATACAGGGGCAGATGATCCGGGGGTACAGTCTGTTACTCAAATATATAACTATTATAAAAAATTTGGTTATAAAACCGAGGTAATGGGTGCTAGTTTTCGTAATATAGGACAAATTACTGAGTTAGCAGGGTGTGATTTATTGACAATTTCCCCTCAACTGTTGCAAAATCTGAAAAACACGGAGCAAGAATTACCTAGAAAGTTATGTCCTGAAACGGCTTCTTCTATGGAAATAGAAAAAATTACCGTGGATAAAGGGACTTTTGATGAGATGCACGATAAAGACATCATGGCTAATGATAAGTTAGATGAAGGTATTAAAGGATTTACTAAAGCCCTAGAAACCCTTGAAAATTTACTTAGCGCCCGTTTAGCAAAAATAGAGGGTAATGATACCTTAAACCATGCGATCGAAGATATATTCCATGTTTATGATTTAGATGGCGATGGCTTTATCAGTAGAGAAGAATGGGCTGGGGCTGACGCTGTATTTGATGCCATGGATGTTAACCATGATGGTAAAATTTCCCCTGAGGAGATGGCCTCAAGTCTGGGCGCTGTAGTTTATCTTGCCAAAGCTAGTTAA
- a CDS encoding BolA family protein: MVSLEQVKQMIQSQLPDAEVVVRDLTGGGDHLEAIVVSKEFEGKTKVKQHQLVYGALNTHLKSEAIHALALKTFTPETWATASK; this comes from the coding sequence ATGGTCAGCTTGGAACAAGTAAAACAAATGATTCAATCTCAACTTCCCGATGCAGAGGTTGTGGTTAGAGATTTGACAGGAGGAGGGGATCATTTAGAGGCGATCGTTGTTTCCAAAGAATTTGAGGGCAAAACAAAAGTTAAACAGCATCAGTTAGTTTATGGAGCTTTAAACACCCACCTAAAATCCGAAGCAATTCATGCCCTCGCTCTCAAAACCTTTACCCCCGAAACTTGGGCCACCGCCAGTAAGTAA
- a CDS encoding response regulator yields MEILIVEDEKEIAQLINSCLTREGFNCSVVYDGLSALTKAKEVKPDLIVLDLMLPKLDGLEVCNRLRNQPLEKDPYILMLTAKGEEIDRIVGLSTGADDYLVKPFSTRELVARVRALLRRSLRHGAMQQAQIYQTTHFCVNLDEHSATRQLEGELMEELDLTALEFNLLSTFVSYPHKVWSRTQLIDKLWGADFFGDERVVDTHIRRLRKKIEINPAQPNFLKTVVGVGYKFED; encoded by the coding sequence ATGGAAATCTTAATTGTGGAAGATGAAAAGGAAATTGCTCAGTTAATCAACTCCTGTTTAACTAGGGAAGGATTTAATTGTAGTGTGGTTTATGATGGTTTATCGGCTTTAACAAAGGCAAAGGAGGTTAAACCTGATTTAATTGTTTTGGATTTGATGTTGCCTAAATTAGATGGCTTAGAAGTATGTAATCGTTTACGCAATCAACCCTTAGAAAAAGATCCTTATATTTTGATGTTGACGGCGAAGGGGGAGGAAATCGATCGCATCGTAGGACTTTCTACGGGCGCTGATGATTATTTAGTAAAACCTTTTAGCACCCGAGAGTTAGTGGCAAGGGTAAGGGCGCTGTTGAGGCGCAGTTTACGCCATGGGGCGATGCAACAGGCTCAAATCTATCAAACAACTCATTTTTGTGTCAATTTAGACGAACACAGTGCCACTAGACAACTAGAAGGAGAACTTATGGAGGAGTTAGATTTAACGGCCCTTGAGTTTAATTTACTTTCTACTTTTGTCAGTTATCCCCATAAGGTATGGAGTCGTACCCAATTGATTGATAAACTTTGGGGGGCTGATTTTTTTGGCGATGAAAGGGTTGTCGATACCCATATTCGTCGTTTACGCAAAAAGATAGAAATAAATCCTGCTCAGCCTAACTTTTTAAAAACAGTGGTGGGGGTAGGCTATAAATTTGAGGACTAA
- the ebsA gene encoding type IV pilus biogenesis protein EbsA, protein MATIEKLQPATKADTLMYQPYYPKEQHEILPYALGLYQQGYLEGERVIDGGDSIPFVAIWYVSRLPSELTRCRLQFDGSADLSYEINLPNSEFVQFLILLIKDFKSSRKTDFSQRFYRKLLRLDED, encoded by the coding sequence ATGGCTACCATTGAAAAGTTACAACCTGCCACCAAAGCCGATACTTTAATGTATCAACCCTATTATCCGAAAGAACAACATGAGATTTTACCTTACGCCTTGGGGTTATATCAACAGGGATATTTGGAGGGAGAAAGAGTTATTGATGGTGGAGATAGTATTCCTTTTGTAGCCATTTGGTATGTTTCCCGTTTACCTTCGGAGTTAACCCGATGTCGTTTACAATTTGATGGTAGCGCCGATTTAAGTTATGAAATTAATTTACCTAATTCTGAATTTGTTCAGTTTTTGATTCTTTTAATTAAGGATTTTAAGTCATCTCGTAAAACAGATTTTTCCCAAAGGTTTTACCGTAAATTATTACGTCTTGATGAAGATTAA
- the petE gene encoding plastocyanin has product MLKKLGLFLSSLVLAMMVVISATAPANADTVEVKMGADSGMLAFQPSEVTIKAGDTVKWVNNKLAPHNVVFDSSAPNAESLSHKGLAFSPGESFEVTFSEPGQYNYYCEPHRGAGMNGKIIVE; this is encoded by the coding sequence ATGTTAAAAAAACTAGGATTATTCTTATCTTCCTTAGTATTAGCAATGATGGTAGTAATCTCCGCAACTGCCCCCGCTAATGCTGACACCGTAGAAGTAAAAATGGGTGCAGACAGTGGAATGTTAGCTTTCCAACCCTCTGAAGTAACCATCAAAGCAGGGGACACCGTAAAATGGGTAAACAACAAACTAGCCCCCCACAACGTAGTTTTTGATAGTTCAGCCCCTAATGCAGAATCCTTAAGCCATAAAGGTTTAGCCTTCTCTCCCGGAGAATCCTTTGAAGTAACCTTCTCCGAGCCAGGGCAATATAACTACTACTGTGAGCCTCACCGTGGTGCTGGAATGAACGGAAAAATTATTGTTGAATAG
- the mreC gene encoding rod shape-determining protein MreC codes for MRTIRRWWSKKGSQFIWGLGALAIAFIIYKTQGALINEMLYRASSIFRYDISVEQEKLYGDRTIQQLENQINQLEIQNQQLREILDYQNQNPGNTVTARIIGRSPDSWWQIVTIDAGANQGITENNPVIAIGGLVGRITQVTPNTSRVLLISDYNSRVGATLNRTGYQGFIKGQSTQIGIMEFYDKVTDVQEGDFITTSNLSTLFPPDIPIGKVVSINLNRSPAPEAQVEFTAPIDFLNWVMVMTN; via the coding sequence GTGAGAACAATTCGGCGTTGGTGGTCAAAAAAAGGAAGTCAATTTATTTGGGGACTGGGTGCTTTGGCGATCGCATTTATCATCTATAAAACCCAAGGGGCGTTAATAAATGAGATGTTGTATAGGGCATCTTCTATTTTTCGTTATGACATCAGTGTAGAACAAGAAAAGTTATATGGCGATCGCACCATTCAACAATTAGAAAACCAAATCAATCAACTAGAAATTCAAAATCAGCAATTAAGAGAAATCCTCGATTACCAAAACCAAAATCCGGGCAACACCGTAACCGCCAGAATAATTGGCAGAAGCCCAGACTCTTGGTGGCAAATAGTCACCATTGACGCAGGGGCAAATCAAGGAATAACAGAAAACAATCCTGTCATTGCCATTGGTGGGTTGGTGGGAAGAATAACCCAAGTTACCCCAAACACCAGCCGAGTATTACTAATCAGCGATTATAATAGCCGTGTGGGGGCAACTCTCAACCGTACAGGTTATCAAGGGTTTATCAAAGGGCAATCTACCCAAATTGGCATCATGGAATTTTACGACAAAGTGACTGATGTCCAAGAAGGAGACTTTATCACCACCTCTAATTTAAGTACCCTTTTCCCCCCAGATATTCCCATCGGGAAGGTGGTATCCATAAATCTTAACCGTAGCCCAGCCCCCGAAGCACAAGTTGAGTTTACCGCCCCCATAGATTTTTTAAACTGGGTAATGGTGATGACGAATTAG
- the cysK gene encoding cysteine synthase A: MKIADNITELIGKTPLVRLNRIPQTEGCGAEILVKLEGMNPSASVKDRIGVNMIDAAQKAGVITPHKTVLVEPTSGNTGIALAMAAAAKGYQLILTMPETMSEERRAMLRAFGAKLELTPGSLGMRGCIERAQEIVETMPHAYMLQQFNNPANPEIHRLSTAVEIWEDTDGQVDFLVAGVGTGGTITGISEVIKSKKPEFKTIAVEPVNSAVISGNKPGSHKIQGIGAGFIPEVLRVDLIDEVITVSDDEAISYGRRLAREEGILSGISTGAALAAAIKLAQRPENDGKMIVMIQPSFGERYLSTPLFQDF; this comes from the coding sequence ATGAAAATTGCTGATAATATAACCGAATTAATTGGTAAAACCCCCCTAGTGAGATTAAATCGTATTCCCCAAACCGAAGGCTGTGGGGCAGAAATTTTAGTAAAACTAGAGGGCATGAATCCATCGGCTTCGGTAAAGGATAGGATTGGGGTAAATATGATTGATGCAGCCCAAAAAGCTGGGGTTATTACCCCCCATAAAACCGTTTTGGTTGAACCGACTTCTGGTAATACAGGTATCGCTTTAGCTATGGCGGCCGCCGCCAAAGGTTATCAGTTAATTTTAACCATGCCCGAAACCATGAGCGAGGAAAGAAGGGCAATGTTAAGGGCTTTTGGGGCAAAATTAGAGTTAACCCCCGGTAGTTTGGGGATGCGTGGCTGTATTGAAAGGGCGCAAGAAATTGTAGAAACCATGCCCCATGCTTATATGTTGCAGCAGTTTAACAACCCTGCTAATCCTGAAATTCATCGTCTTTCTACTGCCGTGGAGATTTGGGAGGATACCGATGGGCAGGTAGATTTTTTAGTAGCTGGGGTTGGTACTGGGGGTACTATTACGGGTATTAGTGAGGTTATTAAGAGTAAGAAGCCTGAGTTTAAAACTATTGCGGTTGAGCCTGTTAATAGTGCTGTAATATCAGGTAATAAGCCTGGTTCACATAAAATACAGGGTATTGGGGCTGGTTTTATTCCTGAGGTTTTAAGGGTTGATTTAATTGATGAGGTGATTACAGTTTCTGATGATGAGGCGATTAGTTATGGAAGAAGGTTGGCACGGGAAGAAGGTATTTTATCGGGAATTTCTACGGGGGCGGCTTTGGCGGCTGCCATAAAGTTGGCTCAAAGACCTGAGAATGACGGTAAAATGATTGTGATGATTCAACCGAGTTTTGGTGAGCGTTATCTTAGCACTCCTTTGTTTCAAGATTTTTAA
- the cobS gene encoding adenosylcobinamide-GDP ribazoletransferase: protein MKIILNSCLSAIAFYTIIPMPRGLILNFQKIPLWLGWIGLLIGGCLIVVDVCLSSLSMPLLTKAGFLVGIWVYITGGLHLDGVMDTADGLATQNPDKRLEVMADSVTGAYGVMASFFVLGLKVFALVEITSMAYLAILLATSWGRWAQLSAIALYPYLKENGKGKFLKQSLYLPQDWLVGSLFIIALILLQSIIYHQPWQTIVFLNLLCLTIALAVGGWFNWQLKGHTGDTYGATVEWTEVIILTCLTIFFA from the coding sequence ATGAAAATAATTCTTAATTCTTGTCTAAGTGCGATCGCCTTTTACACTATTATCCCGATGCCAAGGGGTTTAATTTTAAATTTTCAGAAAATACCGTTATGGTTAGGTTGGATTGGTTTATTAATTGGTGGTTGTCTGATAGTAGTGGATGTTTGTTTATCTAGTTTATCGATGCCCCTGTTGACTAAAGCAGGATTTTTGGTAGGAATTTGGGTATATATTACGGGGGGCTTACATCTTGATGGGGTAATGGATACGGCCGATGGTTTGGCTACCCAAAACCCTGATAAGCGTTTAGAGGTGATGGCGGATAGTGTGACGGGGGCTTATGGGGTAATGGCTAGTTTTTTTGTGCTTGGTTTGAAGGTGTTTGCTTTGGTTGAAATAACTTCTATGGCTTATTTAGCAATACTTTTAGCTACTTCTTGGGGTCGTTGGGCGCAGTTAAGTGCGATCGCCCTTTACCCTTACTTAAAAGAAAACGGAAAAGGAAAATTTCTCAAACAATCTTTATACCTTCCCCAAGATTGGTTAGTGGGTAGTTTATTCATAATTGCCCTTATATTGCTACAATCCATCATCTATCATCAACCATGGCAAACAATCGTATTCCTAAACCTGTTATGTTTAACCATTGCCTTAGCCGTGGGAGGTTGGTTTAACTGGCAACTGAAAGGGCATACGGGAGACACCTATGGCGCCACGGTGGAATGGACAGAGGTTATCATATTAACTTGCTTAACCATTTTTTTTGCCTAA
- a CDS encoding DnaJ domain-containing protein, whose protein sequence is MDYYQILEISSSATAQEVKRAYRRLVKKYHPDSHETTANHEEIIKINAAYEVLGDAKNRLNYDRTLANQQYNSLNYRQSKSESASQYYHAERRSHQAEDVSQFEWLKNVYAPLNLLVEKIIFSLEEELEELSGDPFDDDLMSIFCEYLDNCQDYYEKGKKILKSQPNPPRYAGVAANCYYCLNHISDGIEELQRFTMSYDYDCLHTAQELFRLALEVNEEARYMVNQTSY, encoded by the coding sequence ATGGATTATTACCAAATTTTAGAAATATCATCTTCTGCCACTGCCCAAGAGGTTAAACGGGCTTATCGTCGTTTGGTGAAGAAGTATCACCCTGATAGTCACGAGACAACGGCAAACCATGAGGAAATTATTAAAATTAATGCGGCTTATGAGGTGTTGGGAGACGCTAAAAATCGCTTAAATTACGATCGCACTTTAGCTAATCAACAATATAATTCACTGAATTATCGTCAGTCTAAGAGTGAGTCTGCTTCTCAATATTATCACGCTGAAAGGCGATCGCACCAAGCGGAAGATGTTTCTCAATTTGAGTGGTTAAAAAATGTTTATGCTCCTTTAAATTTATTGGTGGAAAAGATTATTTTTTCTTTAGAAGAAGAATTAGAGGAGTTATCAGGTGATCCTTTTGATGATGATTTAATGTCTATTTTTTGTGAATATTTAGATAATTGTCAGGATTATTATGAAAAAGGAAAAAAAATTTTAAAATCCCAACCTAATCCCCCTCGATATGCTGGGGTGGCAGCTAATTGTTACTATTGTTTAAATCATATTAGTGATGGCATAGAAGAATTACAAAGATTTACTATGAGTTATGATTATGACTGTTTACATACTGCCCAAGAGTTATTCAGACTTGCTTTAGAAGTTAATGAAGAAGCCCGTTATATGGTTAATCAAACCAGTTATTAA
- a CDS encoding rod shape-determining protein: MGFFDRFSESQDMGIDLGTANTLIYVPGKDIVLNEPSVIAVDIEKQITVAVGESARNMLGRTPASIKTIRPLKDGVITDVKVTEMMLREFIRKVKGNNSLSRSRIIIGVPSGITSVERKAVEEAMESSGSGGIENIEFIDEPIAAAIGAGLPVEEAVGSMIVDIGGGTTEVAVLSYQGIVYSDSVRVAGDEISDSIARHLKKVYNLIIGERTAEQIKIELGSAYPGDHDQQEMEIRGLYMVSGLPKTVTITSEEIRGCISEPVGVIVEAIKKTLERTPPELAGDIIDRGIMLAGGGALLRGIDSLITNETGIVTHIAPNPLQCVVYGTGKVLEDYERLARASRKKS, translated from the coding sequence ATGGGGTTTTTTGATCGCTTTTCTGAATCTCAAGATATGGGCATTGACTTAGGCACAGCCAATACTCTTATTTATGTGCCTGGTAAAGATATTGTCTTAAATGAGCCTTCGGTGATTGCGGTGGATATAGAAAAACAAATCACCGTTGCTGTGGGGGAGAGTGCAAGGAATATGTTAGGGCGTACCCCCGCATCTATTAAAACTATTCGCCCCCTCAAGGATGGGGTTATTACTGATGTTAAAGTTACAGAAATGATGCTGAGGGAATTTATTAGAAAGGTTAAGGGTAATAATTCTTTGAGCCGTTCTCGCATTATTATAGGTGTACCCAGTGGTATTACTTCTGTGGAAAGAAAAGCGGTAGAGGAGGCCATGGAAAGTTCTGGCTCTGGGGGCATTGAGAATATAGAATTTATTGATGAGCCTATCGCAGCGGCCATTGGGGCTGGTTTGCCCGTAGAGGAGGCGGTGGGAAGTATGATTGTAGATATTGGTGGCGGTACGACAGAAGTGGCAGTATTGAGCTATCAGGGCATTGTTTATAGTGATTCTGTGCGGGTTGCTGGGGATGAAATTAGCGATTCGATAGCCCGTCATCTAAAGAAGGTTTATAACTTGATTATTGGCGAGCGCACCGCAGAACAAATTAAGATAGAATTAGGTTCAGCCTACCCTGGGGATCATGATCAACAGGAGATGGAAATTAGAGGTTTATATATGGTCAGTGGTTTACCGAAAACTGTTACCATTACTTCTGAGGAAATCAGGGGTTGTATTTCTGAGCCTGTGGGAGTTATTGTTGAGGCTATTAAGAAGACTTTGGAAAGGACTCCTCCTGAGTTGGCTGGAGATATTATTGATCGAGGAATCATGCTCGCAGGGGGTGGCGCTTTGTTGCGTGGTATTGATAGTTTAATTACTAATGAAACGGGTATTGTTACCCATATTGCTCCTAATCCTTTACAGTGTGTTGTTTATGGTACTGGTAAGGTTTTGGAAGATTATGAAAGATTAGCTAGGGCTAGTCGTAAAAAGTCTTAA
- the dusA gene encoding tRNA dihydrouridine(20/20a) synthase DusA, giving the protein MVISSLPRYLVSIAPMMDYSDRHFRYIMRQMTKKSLLYTEMINTQAIIHGDRPKLLDFSPEEKPVALQLGGDNPSQLAECAKIVEDWGYDEVNLNVGCPSARVQNGNFGACLMAQPQKVAECIEAMQKAVNIPVTVKHRIGIDEQDSYEHMANFVKVVAQAGCQKFVVHARKAWLQGLSPKENRNIPPLRYEDVYRLKREFPHLTIEINGGITTLEQIKAQLPMVDGVMIGRVACDNPYLLARIDQEIYGDDTPIRSREEIVYSVLDYVDFWGDRHVKLNTIMRHLLQIFAGQPGTKIWKRHLTENGYNPDANSQLIREALSLRELVNS; this is encoded by the coding sequence ATGGTCATTTCTTCCCTGCCTCGTTACCTTGTCAGTATTGCACCTATGATGGATTATAGCGATCGCCATTTTCGCTATATTATGCGCCAAATGACCAAAAAAAGCCTACTTTATACAGAAATGATTAATACTCAAGCTATTATACATGGCGATCGCCCTAAACTATTAGACTTTTCCCCCGAAGAAAAACCCGTCGCCCTACAACTAGGGGGAGATAATCCAAGTCAACTGGCAGAATGTGCCAAAATTGTCGAAGATTGGGGCTATGACGAAGTTAACTTAAATGTGGGTTGCCCCAGTGCGAGGGTACAAAACGGTAATTTTGGGGCTTGTTTAATGGCACAACCGCAAAAGGTAGCAGAATGTATTGAGGCAATGCAAAAAGCGGTAAATATTCCTGTCACCGTGAAACATCGCATCGGTATTGATGAGCAAGATAGTTATGAACATATGGCAAATTTTGTTAAAGTGGTTGCCCAGGCAGGATGTCAAAAATTTGTTGTCCATGCGCGTAAGGCGTGGTTACAGGGGTTAAGCCCTAAGGAAAATAGAAATATTCCCCCTTTGCGTTATGAGGATGTATATCGTCTTAAGAGGGAATTTCCTCACCTCACCATCGAAATTAACGGCGGTATTACTACCCTAGAACAAATTAAGGCTCAATTACCCATGGTTGATGGGGTGATGATAGGGCGGGTTGCCTGTGATAATCCCTATCTTTTGGCGAGGATTGACCAAGAAATTTATGGGGATGATACCCCCATTAGAAGCAGAGAGGAAATTGTTTACAGTGTATTAGATTATGTGGATTTTTGGGGCGATCGTCATGTAAAATTAAATACTATCATGCGCCACTTGTTGCAAATTTTTGCAGGGCAACCAGGAACAAAAATATGGAAACGTCACCTAACGGAAAATGGTTATAACCCCGATGCCAATTCTCAGTTGATTAGGGAAGCATTATCCTTAAGAGAATTAGTTAATTCATAG
- the grxD gene encoding Grx4 family monothiol glutaredoxin: MTPELKQRIDEIIQSSPIVVFMKGNKLMPQCGFSNNVVQILNTLGVPFETFDVLADYDVRQGIKEYSNWPTIPQVYVNGEFVGGSDILIELYQNGELQQMVEVALAS; encoded by the coding sequence ATGACACCTGAACTAAAGCAACGTATCGACGAAATCATCCAAAGTTCTCCCATTGTGGTTTTTATGAAAGGAAATAAACTCATGCCCCAATGTGGTTTTTCTAATAATGTGGTACAAATTTTAAATACTTTGGGTGTACCCTTTGAAACTTTTGATGTTTTGGCTGATTATGATGTTCGTCAAGGAATTAAAGAGTATTCCAACTGGCCCACTATTCCCCAAGTGTATGTTAATGGCGAGTTTGTCGGGGGCAGTGATATTTTAATTGAACTTTACCAAAATGGTGAATTACAACAAATGGTTGAGGTTGCCTTAGCTTCTTAA
- the larB gene encoding nickel pincer cofactor biosynthesis protein LarB, with product MSDRTSLEQLLQAIAQGEVSPQAGLEKLQYLSFQPLEDFAKIDHQRQWRTGFPEVIWSQGKTPSQIIKIMNAMRSHGSPLIMTTRLEPEIADLIALEVPNLRYYPMAKIGAIGQLEQKYQGKISILTAGTADLSVAQEAAITAELCGFEVERLWDVGVAGIHRLLSNRHIIDNADVLIVVAGMEGALPSVVAGMANGPVIAVPTSIGYGTSFGGVAPLLTMLNSCATGIGVVNIDNGFGAAMLAGQILRLANRLKS from the coding sequence ATGAGCGATCGCACTTCCTTGGAACAATTATTACAGGCTATAGCCCAAGGGGAAGTATCTCCCCAAGCAGGATTGGAAAAGTTACAGTATCTAAGTTTTCAACCCTTAGAAGATTTTGCCAAAATTGATCACCAGCGTCAATGGCGTACGGGTTTCCCGGAGGTTATTTGGAGTCAGGGTAAAACCCCTAGTCAAATTATTAAAATTATGAACGCCATGCGATCGCACGGTAGCCCATTGATTATGACAACCCGACTAGAACCAGAAATCGCCGATCTCATTGCCTTAGAAGTCCCTAATCTACGATACTATCCCATGGCAAAAATAGGGGCGATCGGGCAACTAGAACAAAAATACCAAGGTAAAATATCCATCCTCACCGCCGGTACAGCAGATTTATCCGTAGCCCAAGAAGCCGCCATCACCGCCGAATTATGTGGCTTTGAGGTAGAAAGACTTTGGGATGTGGGAGTTGCGGGAATCCACCGACTATTGAGCAATCGTCATATTATCGATAACGCCGACGTGCTGATTGTAGTGGCAGGAATGGAAGGCGCATTGCCTAGCGTGGTGGCAGGGATGGCCAATGGCCCTGTTATTGCCGTACCCACTAGCATTGGTTATGGTACAAGTTTTGGAGGAGTAGCCCCCCTACTAACCATGTTAAACTCCTGCGCCACAGGAATAGGAGTAGTTAACATCGATAATGGCTTTGGGGCCGCCATGTTAGCAGGGCAAATCTTACGTTTAGCGAATCGACTCAAAAGTTAA
- the tgt gene encoding tRNA guanosine(34) transglycosylase Tgt, with protein MNFSYTSVASCSHTKARAGIFHTPHGIVETPKFMPVGTVGTVKGITPAQLKDAHAQMILGNTYHLHIRPGEDIVSKAGGLHGFMNWEQPILTDSGGFQVFSLAQMRKISEEGVKFRSPKDGKIINMTPEHSIQIQNALGADVIMAFDECPPATATREEVITATDRTYRWLKRCMDAHQKPHSQALFGIVQGGIFQDLRNQAAHDLTQLDLPGYAIGGVSVGEKPELIHEIVRQTTPLLPAHKPRYLMGVGTYKEMVIAIASGIDLFDCVIPTRVGRHGAALVQGERWNIKNARFKEDFTPLDGECSCYTCQNFSRAYLNHLLRAHEMLGYILISLHNIHEMINFTNKIRNSIINDTFLDDFGHWL; from the coding sequence GTGAACTTTTCTTATACCTCCGTCGCCTCTTGCTCTCATACCAAAGCCCGTGCTGGGATATTCCACACCCCCCATGGCATCGTTGAAACCCCCAAATTTATGCCCGTGGGTACGGTGGGTACAGTAAAAGGTATTACCCCCGCCCAACTAAAGGATGCCCATGCCCAAATGATTTTGGGTAATACTTATCATCTGCATATTCGCCCGGGTGAAGACATTGTTAGTAAAGCAGGGGGATTACATGGTTTTATGAATTGGGAACAACCCATCCTCACCGACTCAGGAGGTTTTCAAGTATTTAGTCTTGCCCAGATGCGCAAGATTAGTGAAGAGGGGGTTAAATTTCGCTCCCCCAAGGATGGGAAAATTATTAATATGACTCCCGAACATTCTATTCAGATTCAAAATGCCCTCGGGGCAGATGTGATAATGGCCTTTGATGAATGCCCCCCCGCCACCGCCACTAGGGAGGAGGTAATCACCGCCACCGATAGGACTTACCGTTGGTTAAAGCGTTGTATGGATGCGCACCAGAAGCCCCATAGCCAAGCTCTTTTTGGCATTGTACAAGGGGGAATTTTTCAAGATTTACGTAACCAAGCGGCCCATGATTTGACTCAGTTGGATTTACCTGGTTACGCCATTGGGGGAGTGAGTGTGGGGGAAAAACCTGAGCTTATCCATGAAATTGTCCGTCAAACTACGCCCCTATTACCTGCCCATAAACCCCGCTATCTGATGGGGGTGGGTACTTATAAGGAAATGGTAATTGCGATCGCCTCTGGGATTGATTTATTTGATTGTGTGATTCCCACTAGGGTTGGCAGACATGGGGCGGCTTTGGTACAAGGGGAGCGCTGGAATATTAAAAACGCCCGATTCAAAGAAGATTTTACCCCCTTAGATGGGGAATGTAGTTGTTATACTTGTCAAAATTTTAGCAGGGCATATCTTAACCATCTTTTACGCGCCCATGAAATGCTCGGTTATATCCTCATTTCTCTACACAATATCCATGAAATGATTAACTTTACCAACAAAATCCGAAATTCTATCATTAATGATACTTTCCTTGATGATTTTGGTCACTGGCTGTAA